The Macrobrachium nipponense isolate FS-2020 chromosome 19, ASM1510439v2, whole genome shotgun sequence genome contains a region encoding:
- the LOC135212968 gene encoding uncharacterized protein LOC135212968, translated as MKIMKWISLWLMVSDICISLLQIKKGAILKEHGHVKMIHDIAVVTINITTVHEQQQELNGLMENIESLMSNNQNNSILFKLREDISQVLPKRINKRSLLPFIGTALNTLFGVATDGDVDKDRARIEKLELWAAERGTIMTKVIDATNKNQNLIVKLKDFVNNMAQNITTIWLRILLQR; from the exons atgaagataat gaaatggatttcactatggctcatggtgagcgatatctgcatctccctcttgcaaatcaagaagggagcaatcctAAAAGAACATGGTCATGTGAAGATGATACACGACATAGCGGTTGTAACCATCAACATTACAACAGTACACGAACAGCAACAAGAGCTAAATGGTTTAATGGAAAACATTGAAAGTCTCATGTCTAATAACCAGaacaattctattttatttaagcttaGAGAAGATATTAGTCAAGTGTTACCCAAGAGGATTAACAAAAGATCATTATTGCCGTTTATTGGCACagccttaaacactttgtttggtgtagctactgatggtgatgtagataaagatagggctagaatagaaaaattagagttATGGGCCGCGGAACGAGGTACCATCATGACTAAGGTCATTGATGCAACTAACAAGAACCAGAATTTGATTGTTAAACTAAAGGACTTTGTAAACAATATGGCtcagaatattactacaatatggctcagaatattactacagagataa